A stretch of Lactiplantibacillus brownii DNA encodes these proteins:
- the hisC gene encoding histidinol-phosphate transaminase — MKESVRKLQPYVPEKPLATLKAELGLTRLVRLSANENPYGTSPKVATAVKAWDFNNSNRYPDGEATALRQAVAQQQAVAPDQIVFSVGLDEMIAMVSRTFLSARDRVLVSAPTFSEYALHAEIEGAKLLAVPTLANDQVDFKGLVSALTPAVKMVWLCNPNNPTGTSESLAQIEQFIQQVPATTMVLIDEAYIDFAMNAAALTAIQLPSKYDNVVVMRTFSKAYGLANFRIGYAVFSKAYAATMQAVRLPYNVNSITQVAALAALQDQAFVRATVTKNAAEREAWLTFFDQHGIRYDQSDANFIFFAYPDAAALAEYLLHHGYSLRTGLRADWLRLTIGTAADGQALRSLIAAYQANAS, encoded by the coding sequence TACAGCCGTATGTGCCCGAAAAGCCACTGGCAACGCTGAAAGCCGAGCTGGGTCTCACTCGACTAGTACGTCTCTCTGCAAATGAGAATCCGTATGGGACGTCACCTAAAGTGGCGACGGCCGTCAAAGCTTGGGACTTTAATAATAGTAATCGTTATCCTGACGGTGAGGCCACAGCTTTGAGACAAGCTGTGGCACAGCAGCAAGCGGTCGCTCCTGATCAGATCGTATTTAGTGTCGGCTTAGATGAAATGATTGCGATGGTCTCACGGACCTTCTTATCAGCGAGGGATCGAGTGCTCGTTTCGGCGCCAACTTTTTCTGAATATGCCTTACATGCAGAAATTGAAGGGGCCAAGCTCCTTGCTGTGCCAACATTGGCCAATGATCAAGTCGATTTTAAGGGGCTAGTGTCGGCTTTAACGCCAGCCGTGAAAATGGTCTGGTTATGCAATCCCAATAATCCAACAGGCACGAGTGAATCGTTAGCTCAGATTGAGCAATTTATTCAACAAGTGCCAGCGACGACGATGGTGCTGATCGATGAAGCTTATATTGATTTTGCCATGAATGCGGCGGCACTCACCGCAATCCAATTACCAAGCAAATATGACAATGTGGTCGTGATGCGCACTTTTTCCAAAGCGTATGGTCTCGCCAACTTTCGAATTGGCTATGCTGTTTTCTCCAAGGCATACGCGGCAACGATGCAAGCAGTCCGGTTGCCGTATAACGTCAATTCGATTACCCAAGTTGCTGCATTGGCTGCACTTCAAGATCAAGCTTTTGTCCGTGCCACTGTGACCAAAAACGCTGCGGAGCGAGAGGCTTGGCTGACTTTCTTTGACCAGCATGGCATTCGTTACGATCAGAGTGATGCTAATTTTATTTTCTTTGCGTATCCCGACGCAGCAGCGTTAGCGGAATATTTATTACACCATGGTTATAGTTTACGAACGGGTCTACGTGCGGACTGGCTGCGTTTAACCATTGGGACTGCGGCAGATGGTCAGGCATTGCGATCCTTGATTGCAGCGTATCAAGCAAACGCATCGTAG